The Halomicrobium zhouii genomic sequence GGGGAGATAACGGCCGACCCCGAGGCGGCGCCCGGCGAGGACTCCGAGATGTTCACGCTGGAAGCCGTCGCGGACGGGCGTCCGGACGACGCCGACGCGGACGCGCTCGACCAGCTGGAGCGGCGCGGCCTGGTCGAACGCACCGAGACGACGGTCCGGTCGGTCCGGCTGACCGACGAGGGCGTGACCGAACTGATGGCCGGCGTCGAGGTGGCCGAGACCGTCGGCGAGGTGACGCCGGAACTGCTGACCAGCGGCGAGTGGGAAGGTGTCGAGTTCGCCGAGTACAACGTCGAGGCCGACGCCGGGGAGGTCCGGGGCGGCAAGGAGCACATCCTCCGCCAGACGGCCAACCGCGTCAAGGACGTCCTCGTCGGGATGGGCTTCCAGGAGATGGAGGGTCCCCACGCCGACGCGCAGTTCTGGATCAACGACTGCCTGTTCATGCCCCAGGACCACCCCGCGCGGACCCACTGGGACCAGTTTGCCCTCTCGAACCCCGAGGAGATCGACCACCTGCCCGAGGACCTGGTCGAGCGCGTGAAGTCGGCCCACCTGGAGGGCGTCGGCCCGGACGGCGAGGGCTACCACTCGCCGTGGGACGAGGACGTCGCCCGCGGCATCGACCTCCGGGGGCACACCACCTCGCTCTCGATGCGCTACCTCTCCGGCCACCAGACCGGTGAGTTAGAGCCACCGCAGCGCTTCTTCAGCGTCGAGAAGGTGTACCGCAACGACACGCTCGACCCGACGCACCTCCTGGAGTTCTTCCAGATCGAGGGGTGGGTGCTGGCCGAGGACCTCTCGGTCCGTGACCTGATGGGCACGTTCACGGAGTTCTACGAGCAGTTCGGCATCACCGACCTGGAGTTCAAGCCCCACTACAACCCCTACACGGAGCCGAGCTTCGAGCTGTTCGGCACCCACCCCGAGACGGACGAGATCGTCGAGGTCGGCAACTCGGGGATCTTCCGGCCCGAGGTGCTCGAACCGCTGGGCGTCGACGCCGACGTGATGGCCTGGGGGCTCTCGCTTGAGCGCCTGCTCATGCTCATGTACGGCTTCGAGGACATCCGCGACGTCCACGGGACGCTGGCCGACCTCGAACTCCTGCGGGAGACGGAGGTGGTGTACTGATGCCTGTCGTCGACGTCGACCCCGACGAGCTCCGACGGCTGACGGGTCACGACGAGAAGGACGACGACGAACTCCGTTCGGACCTGTTCAACCTCGGTCTGGAGTTCGAGGGCTGGACCGAGGACGACGAGTTCCAGCTCGAATTCGCCCCCGACAGACTCGACCGGCTCTCCGTCGAGGGCGTCGCCCGGTCGCTGCGCTACCAGTACGGCGACGACCGCGGGGTGTACACGCCCGACACGAACGCCGCGGAGTGGGTCGTCGAAGTCGAGGACACGCCGCCGGAGCGACCCTACGTCACGGCCGCCGTCGTCCGCGGGCTGGACATGGACGACGAGGCGCTGGACTCCATCATCCAGCTCCAGGAGAAACTCCACGCGACGATGGGCCGCCAGCGCGCCAAGGGCGCCATCGGCGTCCACGACCTGACGATGCTGAAAGGCAAGTCCGGCGTCGACGAGGTCGGGAAGTCCGTCACCTACACCGGCATCGACCCCGAGGGCGACACGTTCGTTCCCCTCGAAGGCGACCAGGAGATGACGCCCGCCGACGTGGTCGAGGGCCACCACATCGGCAAGGAGTACGCCGACCTCGTCGACGAGATGGACCGAGTGCCGGCCATCTACGACGCCATCGGCCTGTTCTCGTTCCCGCCGGTGGTCAACGGCCGCCGGACCGAGGTCTCGACGGGCTCTCGCGACCTGTTCATCGAGATGACCGGGACGGACCAGTGGACCATCGACCACATGCTCAACATCGTCTGCTACGCGCTCGACGCCCGCGGCGGGCAGGTCGAGGAGGTCCGCATCGAGTACTCGGCCGACGCGCCTGGTGAGTACTCGGGCCAGCAGTTCGTCCGCCCCGACCTCGCCACGAAGACCAAGACCGTCACCCACGAGCGCATCGAGCAGATCCTCGGGATCGAGCTGGACCCCGAGGAGGTCGTGGACTGCGCCGAGCGCGCGGGGCTGGACGCCCGCGGCGAGGCGGACGAGGAGACCGGCGCCGTCTCCTACGAGTTCGACGTCCCTCCCTACCGCGTCGACGTGCTCCACCCGCTGGACGTCATCGACGACGTCGGCCGGGCGTACGGCTTCAACACGCTGGAACCGCGCTACCCCGACGTCTCCACCGTCGGCGGGCGCCACGAGCGCTCCCGGCTGGAGGACGGCGCCCGCGACGCGCTCGTCGGCCTCGGCTTCGAGGACCTGCTCAACTTCCACATGATCAACGAGCAGGAGAACTACCACAGGATGAATATCGAAGCCGGGACGGACGTCCTCGGCGCCGGTGACCCGGTCACCATCGAGCAACCCTACAGCGAGGACTACACCATGCTCCGGACCTGGGCGCTGCCGTCGGTCCTGATGGTCCTGGAGAACAACACCCACCGCGCCTACCCCCAGGACCTGGCCGAGATCGGCCTCGCCGCCGAGATCGACGAGTCGGAGAACACCGGCGTCGCCGAGCACCGCACGGTCGCGGGCGCCCTCGCGCGCACGGACGCCTCCTACGAGGATGCCAAGGCCCGCCTCCAGACGCTGGCGAAGGCCTTCGGCAAGGATCTTTCGACGCCGCCGACCGAGCACCCGACGTTCATCTCCGGTCGCGCGGCCGAGGTGGTGCTGGACGGCGAGTCCGCGGGCGTCATCGGCGAGGTCCACCCGAAGGTGCTGGTAGAGCACGACCTGGAACTGCCGGTGGCGGCCTTCGAGTTCCGCCTAGACGCGCTCGAATAGCTCAGAGATATCCGTCTTCTTTCGCGAGTAACAGCCCTTCTAGGGTGATGTCGTTGGCCGGCTGGGATCGGGCAACGTCGATTGTTTCGTCGACAGGCACTCGTTCGACGCTGAGGAACTCGTCGTCGTCCAGGTCCCGCTCGCCGGCCGTCAGCCCCTCGGCGACGACCACGCCCCGCTCGTGTCGTACGTAGCTAGTCTCGAGGACGAACTGCTGGAGGAGCGTCGTCTCGTCGGCGACGAATCCGGTCTCCTCGCGGAGCTCCCGAGCCGCGGCGTTTTCGAATGTTCCAGGAGTCACTCGCCGAGTCACGCCGTCACTGCGACGTTCTCCGTCTGTCTCCGGTTCGACGAAGCCTGCGGGGAGTTCGCGGTGTGTCTCGCGGACAGCCGGTCGGTGCTGTTCGACGAACAGGACCGCGTCGTCAACGACGGCGACGACGACGACTGCCGGCGGCAGGTCGAGCCACGGACACCGCCGTTCGGTGCCGTCGGGTTGTTCGACGCGGTCCTCTCCGACGGTGACACGTCCCGATTCGTACTTCAGCGTCTCGTCCAGCACGGACCACTCGTGACCGCTCATATGCGCCGCCTCTCCCACTGTTCACAAGTACCTTCGGCCGTCTCGTGAGCGAAACTCGGGCCCGGCGTGCCATCGACAAGAACTATAGCGCGCGGCCGTCACCCACTGACCAATGAGTGCAGAATCGACGCTGGAACGGTTCTCCCGGAAGGGCCGGCGGGTCCTGTTCGTCGTCATCGGCATCTTCCTGCTCGTCGCCGGCGGTGGGCTCTACATCGCCCTGCAGGTCGGGCCGCTCCAGGCCGTCGTCTACGTCCTGGGGATGTCCGCGCTGACGGGGTTCCTGTTCCCGCGACTGGTCTGACCGTACTGGCTACTCGCCGGGGCGGACGTACTCGACGTCCGCCGGAACGCGGTCGTCCTCGGACACCGCTACGACGATGGTCGAGGAGAGTTCGTTGAACAGCCTGACGTACTCGTCCTCCATCGCTATCCAGCCGATCAGCAGGTCGAGCGGGAGGAGAAACGCCTTCCCGAAGCTCTCGATGGCTGCAGTGAGATAGTCGATGTCCTCACCTCGCTCGTCGGTGACGGCGATATCGAGTACCATCTTGCCGGCGGACTGCCCGTGGTACCCTTCGAGGGCAGTCCAGTAGATCCACAGGCCGAGGCCGTTGACGCCGAGGAACGGCGAGACGACGACGCTCCCGGTGAGCACGGAGAAGACGCCGACGACCTCGCCGAACGCCGAGAGCACGGCGCCCACGAGGATCACGTCGATCAGCCACGCCCAGAAGCGGTCGTCCCACGAGGCGAGGTGGATGCGTTTCGCCTCCGTGTCCGCGTCGTCGGTATCCATACGTGATCGGTACGGCCCGAAACAATCAGTGTTCGCCCGCTACAGGTCTGCGCCGACCGCGTCCGCGACGGAGTCGAACCCGTCTCGTTCGAGGAGTTCGAGCAGGCCCTCGTTGATCTCTCTGGCGACGGAGGGGCCCCGATAGACGAGCCCCGTGTACAGTTCGACCACCGAGGCGCCGGCCCGGATCTTTCGATAGGCGCCCTCGGCCGTCGAGACGCCGCCGACCCCGACGACGGGGACGTCGACGCGCTCCGCGCAGAAGCGGACCATCCGCGTGGCCTCGTCTTCGATGGGCTTGCCCGAGAGGCCGCCTTCCTCGACCCGGTTGTCGCTGCGGAGTGAACTCGGCCGTTCGGTGGTGGTGTTCACCGCGACGACGCCGTCCAGGTCGAGTTCGGTCACCAGGTCGAGGGCGTCTTCGGCGGCGGGTTCCGGCAGATCCGGCGAGAGTTTCACGAGCAGCGGGCCCGCGCCCGCGTCTTTGAGCGCCGAGAGCACCGCGCGCATCGCGTCCTTGTTCTGCAGTTCCTCGAACCCCTGGGAGTTCGGGCAGGAGACGTTGACGACGAAGAAATCTCCTCCGTCGGCCACCTGTTCGTATGTCTCGCGATAGTCATCCGGGGCGTCGTCGGTGCCGACGTGTTCGCTCTTGGCGATATTGACGCCCACGGGCACGGGCGCGTCCGTGCGCGCGAGACGGCCCCCGACGACGTCGGCGCCGTGGTTGTTCAGCCCCATCCGGTTGACAATCGCCTCGTCCTCGCGCAGGCGGAACATCCGTGGTCGGGGGTTGCCGTCCTGGGGGACCGCCGTGACGCCACCCACCTCGACGAAGCCGAAGCCGAGCGCAGCCAGGGCGCCCGGGATCTGGGCGTTCTTGTCGAAGCCCGCGGCGACGCCGACCGGGTTGTCGAACGACTGGCCGAACGCCTCGACGTGGAGGCGCGGGTCGTCGACGACGTAGCGGTCGGCCATGGCCGCGGCGATCGGCGTCCCGTCCGCGGCGTCGAGCAGTCGGTGGACGATCCGGTGGGCGGTTTCGGCCGGCAGCGAGAACAGGAGTGGTTTCGCCAGGTCGTACAGGGTCATGTGACTAGAGGTGAGCGCCGTCTGCCCGGCGGTGCGATTCGCTCGTCGGTCGTGGGGTCAAAACTCGTGTTCGACGTCGTCTGGGTTGGCTTTCTGGATGATTATCTTGTTGTCTCGTACCCGGACGAACACCTCGTCGCCGATGTCCATACCGGCGACCGCGAGTTCGTCCTCGTGAATGTTGATGTGGACGTTGTGGTACTCGCCGTCCTCGTCTTTGGCGCCACTCGGACTGAGCTTCTTCTTTCGCACCATCGCGCTATCCTATTCCGTGCTTCGCCGTAGGATATACTTAAGTCTACCGTGCCCGGTTCCGTCACCACGGCGAACGAGTGCGCGCGCGCGGCCAAAGACCCGAAATCTGGGGGTGAGATCGGCCGTGATACAGCCTCCGATACCATCTGGTATATAAACGTACCCCATGAGGGCGCCCGTATCTGGGGGTATATTTATATGGGGTCATGTAATGAATTGACACGGAGCGGTAAAACCATGGCACGCAACGAGGACAAGCGCAATTTCGCGCTCCGAACTTCGGACGGTGACGAAACGAGCGTCTTCTCGGGTGGGACACCACGGCAGGCTGCGCTGAAGGCAGCCCGTCGACTCGACCCCGCTGACAGCGAAGACGACGCAGACGAACAGGAGCTTCGCCTTCGCGAGAAGGGTACCCGCAAGGTACACATCTACGAGGGCTGGGCCTGGGTCGAAGAGGCACCCGACGACAAACCCGACTGGATGCCCGGCGACATCACGAAGGGCAACGTCTCCAAGCAGGGCGTCGAGCACCTCGACGAGATTTAGACCGACGGCGCTTCGTCTATTTTTCACCACCGCCGAGCCACGGTGCTCCATTGGGATGCGTGCCGGGAGACATATACGACTCCGTGGTGCACCCACACGTGCGCGGAATCACTCAGTCCGACCGGACGCACACCGCGCGGGATGACCGACTGGCCTCCAGCCGCGCAACATCTTCTGCACACACAGCGCGTTCTCGGGAGGACCTGATCCGTGAAACGGAACCATGGGTACGTCTACCGCATGAAATCGGCTGCCGTGGGCGAGTTCGTTCGACGCGCTTAAGTAAAGACCTCCCATCGTGTTGAGTACGAAGCGGCGCGGGGCAACCGAGCCCTGCCGGGCTTCACACCGATGCCGTCTCGACGGTCGAGGCGAGCACCGATCCGACGCCCTTAAGTGTAACAGGGCGCTCGGATTGGACGCGAAGGTCGTTCTCGTCCCGCGGTTCGGGGCGAGGCGAACTCCGATGCCCTTAAGTGTAGTAGGGCACTCGGATATGACGCGAACGAAGTCCGGCCGGGGCGGCGTGCCTGCGGCCGACAGGACCAGCCGACGAGTCGAGATCCGTCGGACGTGTTCCGAAGCCCTTATGTGGGATTCGGGACAACGTTCAGGTCCGAAGAAATGAGGATTCCACCCCTGCGGTCCGCCGTACAGATGGGATCTGATGTTAGCCTTGGTAGTTCGGTGACACTCGGTCGACGAGTGTCGTCGGACGCATTTCGATAGCGACCACGTCCACGGGTAACAGTGGACGTGA encodes the following:
- a CDS encoding NUDIX hydrolase; its protein translation is MSGHEWSVLDETLKYESGRVTVGEDRVEQPDGTERRCPWLDLPPAVVVVAVVDDAVLFVEQHRPAVRETHRELPAGFVEPETDGERRSDGVTRRVTPGTFENAAARELREETGFVADETTLLQQFVLETSYVRHERGVVVAEGLTAGERDLDDDEFLSVERVPVDETIDVARSQPANDITLEGLLLAKEDGYL
- a CDS encoding quinone-dependent dihydroorotate dehydrogenase, producing the protein MTLYDLAKPLLFSLPAETAHRIVHRLLDAADGTPIAAAMADRYVVDDPRLHVEAFGQSFDNPVGVAAGFDKNAQIPGALAALGFGFVEVGGVTAVPQDGNPRPRMFRLREDEAIVNRMGLNNHGADVVGGRLARTDAPVPVGVNIAKSEHVGTDDAPDDYRETYEQVADGGDFFVVNVSCPNSQGFEELQNKDAMRAVLSALKDAGAGPLLVKLSPDLPEPAAEDALDLVTELDLDGVVAVNTTTERPSSLRSDNRVEEGGLSGKPIEDEATRMVRFCAERVDVPVVGVGGVSTAEGAYRKIRAGASVVELYTGLVYRGPSVAREINEGLLELLERDGFDSVADAVGADL
- the pheT gene encoding phenylalanine--tRNA ligase subunit beta; the encoded protein is MPVVDVDPDELRRLTGHDEKDDDELRSDLFNLGLEFEGWTEDDEFQLEFAPDRLDRLSVEGVARSLRYQYGDDRGVYTPDTNAAEWVVEVEDTPPERPYVTAAVVRGLDMDDEALDSIIQLQEKLHATMGRQRAKGAIGVHDLTMLKGKSGVDEVGKSVTYTGIDPEGDTFVPLEGDQEMTPADVVEGHHIGKEYADLVDEMDRVPAIYDAIGLFSFPPVVNGRRTEVSTGSRDLFIEMTGTDQWTIDHMLNIVCYALDARGGQVEEVRIEYSADAPGEYSGQQFVRPDLATKTKTVTHERIEQILGIELDPEEVVDCAERAGLDARGEADEETGAVSYEFDVPPYRVDVLHPLDVIDDVGRAYGFNTLEPRYPDVSTVGGRHERSRLEDGARDALVGLGFEDLLNFHMINEQENYHRMNIEAGTDVLGAGDPVTIEQPYSEDYTMLRTWALPSVLMVLENNTHRAYPQDLAEIGLAAEIDESENTGVAEHRTVAGALARTDASYEDAKARLQTLAKAFGKDLSTPPTEHPTFISGRAAEVVLDGESAGVIGEVHPKVLVEHDLELPVAAFEFRLDALE
- a CDS encoding RDD family protein; protein product: MDTDDADTEAKRIHLASWDDRFWAWLIDVILVGAVLSAFGEVVGVFSVLTGSVVVSPFLGVNGLGLWIYWTALEGYHGQSAGKMVLDIAVTDERGEDIDYLTAAIESFGKAFLLPLDLLIGWIAMEDEYVRLFNELSSTIVVAVSEDDRVPADVEYVRPGE
- a CDS encoding non-histone chromosomal MC1 family protein; its protein translation is MARNEDKRNFALRTSDGDETSVFSGGTPRQAALKAARRLDPADSEDDADEQELRLREKGTRKVHIYEGWAWVEEAPDDKPDWMPGDITKGNVSKQGVEHLDEI
- the pheS gene encoding phenylalanine--tRNA ligase subunit alpha, which codes for MKLPQAQAAVLRAADADEDRRIDEVAAEADLKPETATRAAFELEDQGLLTVSEETVESVELTEEGDRYVDESLPEQDLYTAAVDAGADEGPVSMGEAIGASGLEGAAVDIALSNYARKGYGQIDSGEITADPEAAPGEDSEMFTLEAVADGRPDDADADALDQLERRGLVERTETTVRSVRLTDEGVTELMAGVEVAETVGEVTPELLTSGEWEGVEFAEYNVEADAGEVRGGKEHILRQTANRVKDVLVGMGFQEMEGPHADAQFWINDCLFMPQDHPARTHWDQFALSNPEEIDHLPEDLVERVKSAHLEGVGPDGEGYHSPWDEDVARGIDLRGHTTSLSMRYLSGHQTGELEPPQRFFSVEKVYRNDTLDPTHLLEFFQIEGWVLAEDLSVRDLMGTFTEFYEQFGITDLEFKPHYNPYTEPSFELFGTHPETDEIVEVGNSGIFRPEVLEPLGVDADVMAWGLSLERLLMLMYGFEDIRDVHGTLADLELLRETEVVY